A section of the Oncorhynchus nerka isolate Pitt River linkage group LG3, Oner_Uvic_2.0, whole genome shotgun sequence genome encodes:
- the LOC115110300 gene encoding cyclic AMP-responsive element-binding protein 1 isoform X1, with protein MTMESGAEVHQGGDTVVSETDSQQISQAQIATLAQQDYVYALQVSMAAGHATSSGPTVTLVQLPNGQTVQVHGVIQAAQPSVIQSPQVQTVQISTLAESEDSQESVDSVTDSQKRREILSRRPSYRKILNDLSSGDTPGVPRIEEEKSEEDTAPAITTVTMPTSCPIYQTSSGQYIAITQGGAIQLANNGTDGIQGLQTLTMTNAAGAQQGTTILQYAQTSDGQQILVPSNQVVVQAASGDVQAYQIRTAPTSTIAPGVVMASSPALSGQGGPEVEVTRKREVRLMKNREAARECRRKKKEYVKCLENRVAVLENQNKTLIEELKALKDLYCHKSE; from the exons ATGACCATGGAGTCGGGAGCAGAGGTTCATCAGGGAGGAGACACAGTAGtgtcagagacagacagccaaCAGATCTCCCAGGCACAGATAGCCACCCTGGCACAG CAGGATTATGTTTATGCTTTGCAGGTTTCCATGGCAGCAGGTCACGCCACATCCAGCGGTCCTACAGTCACCCTGGTGCAGCTGCCCAATGGCCAGACGGTCCAGGTTCACGGCGTCATCCAGGCCGCTCAGCCCTCTGTCATACAGTCACCACAGGTCCAGACTGTTCAG ATCTCCACCCTAGCAGAGAGTGAAGACTCTCAGGAGTCAGTGGACAGTGTGACTGACTCTCAGAAACGCAGAGAGATCCTCTCACGACGCCCCTCATATAG gaaGATCCTGAATGACCTGTCATCAGGTGACACCCCAGGGGTTCCCAGGATCGAGGAAGAGAAGTCGGAGGAGGACACAGCGCCCGCCATCACCACGGTTACCATGCCCACATCATGCCCCATCTACCAGACCAGCAGTGGCCAGTACA tcgCCATCACCCAGGGCGGGGCAATCCAGCTGGCCAATAACGGAACAGACGGGATCCAGGGACTGCAGACCCTGACTATGACCAACGCTGCGGGCGCCCAGCAGGGCACCACCATCCTGCAGTACGCTCAGACCTCAGACGGCCAGCAGATCCTGGTGCCAAGCAACCAGGTGGTAGTGCAAG CTGCGTCAGGAGATGTGCAGGCCTACCAGATCCGCACGGCCCCCACTAGCACCATCGCCCCTGGGGTGGTCATGGcctcctcccctgccctgtctGGCCAGGGGGGCCCAGAGGTAGAAGTTACCCGCAAGAGAGAGGTCAGACTCATGAAGAACAG AGAGGCGGCCCGCGAGTGTCGCAGGAAGAAGAAGGAGTATGTCAAGTGTCTTGAGAACCGCGTGGCCGTGCTGGAAAACCAGAACAAAACCCTCATAGAGGAACTGAAAGCACTTAAAGACCTGTACTGCCATAAATCTGAGTAG
- the LOC115110300 gene encoding cyclic AMP-responsive element-binding protein 1 isoform X2 codes for MTMESGAEVHQGGDTVVSETDSQQISQAQIATLAQVSMAAGHATSSGPTVTLVQLPNGQTVQVHGVIQAAQPSVIQSPQVQTVQISTLAESEDSQESVDSVTDSQKRREILSRRPSYRKILNDLSSGDTPGVPRIEEEKSEEDTAPAITTVTMPTSCPIYQTSSGQYIAITQGGAIQLANNGTDGIQGLQTLTMTNAAGAQQGTTILQYAQTSDGQQILVPSNQVVVQAASGDVQAYQIRTAPTSTIAPGVVMASSPALSGQGGPEVEVTRKREVRLMKNREAARECRRKKKEYVKCLENRVAVLENQNKTLIEELKALKDLYCHKSE; via the exons ATGACCATGGAGTCGGGAGCAGAGGTTCATCAGGGAGGAGACACAGTAGtgtcagagacagacagccaaCAGATCTCCCAGGCACAGATAGCCACCCTGGCACAG GTTTCCATGGCAGCAGGTCACGCCACATCCAGCGGTCCTACAGTCACCCTGGTGCAGCTGCCCAATGGCCAGACGGTCCAGGTTCACGGCGTCATCCAGGCCGCTCAGCCCTCTGTCATACAGTCACCACAGGTCCAGACTGTTCAG ATCTCCACCCTAGCAGAGAGTGAAGACTCTCAGGAGTCAGTGGACAGTGTGACTGACTCTCAGAAACGCAGAGAGATCCTCTCACGACGCCCCTCATATAG gaaGATCCTGAATGACCTGTCATCAGGTGACACCCCAGGGGTTCCCAGGATCGAGGAAGAGAAGTCGGAGGAGGACACAGCGCCCGCCATCACCACGGTTACCATGCCCACATCATGCCCCATCTACCAGACCAGCAGTGGCCAGTACA tcgCCATCACCCAGGGCGGGGCAATCCAGCTGGCCAATAACGGAACAGACGGGATCCAGGGACTGCAGACCCTGACTATGACCAACGCTGCGGGCGCCCAGCAGGGCACCACCATCCTGCAGTACGCTCAGACCTCAGACGGCCAGCAGATCCTGGTGCCAAGCAACCAGGTGGTAGTGCAAG CTGCGTCAGGAGATGTGCAGGCCTACCAGATCCGCACGGCCCCCACTAGCACCATCGCCCCTGGGGTGGTCATGGcctcctcccctgccctgtctGGCCAGGGGGGCCCAGAGGTAGAAGTTACCCGCAAGAGAGAGGTCAGACTCATGAAGAACAG AGAGGCGGCCCGCGAGTGTCGCAGGAAGAAGAAGGAGTATGTCAAGTGTCTTGAGAACCGCGTGGCCGTGCTGGAAAACCAGAACAAAACCCTCATAGAGGAACTGAAAGCACTTAAAGACCTGTACTGCCATAAATCTGAGTAG